The following proteins come from a genomic window of Emys orbicularis isolate rEmyOrb1 chromosome 9, rEmyOrb1.hap1, whole genome shotgun sequence:
- the TMEM207 gene encoding transmembrane protein 207, whose translation MRRPKAQCLTWLISETGGLCLTLFQLADSDPKCEPDELCVNYNEESLSAWYVWLLILFFLATILSCGILFCLQCWLKRRSSFPSRRTLAVFALSDSDSLGVSEASPYAFSGVHAHSPNSELCPSPVLRVGTRGTGLPPSYEDIMKAGKY comes from the exons ATGCGGAGACCCAAAGCTCAGTGTCTCACCTGGCTGATCTCAGAAACTGGAGGCCTATGTCTGACATTATTCCAG TTAGCAGACTCCGATCCGAAATGTGAACCTGATGAACT ATGTGTTAATTACAATGAGGAGAGCCTCAGTGCCTGGTATGTCTG GTTGCTGATCTTGTTCTTTCTGGCCACGATCCTGTCCTGTGGGATTCTCTTCTGCCTGCAGTGCTGGCTGAAACGACGGAGCAGCTTCCCCTCCCGGCGCACGCTCGCCGTCTTTGCGCTCAGTGACTCCGATTCTCTTGGTG TAAGTGAAGCTTCTCCATATGCCTTTTCCGGAGTGCACGCCCACTCTCCAAACTCAGAGCTGTGCCCTTCTCCCGTCCTGCGCGTCGGCACCAGGGGGACTGGATTGCCTCCTTCCTACGAGGATATTATGAAGGCAGGCAAATACTAG